In a single window of the Sediminicoccus sp. KRV36 genome:
- a CDS encoding SRPBCC domain-containing protein: protein MTDPTSLTLVRRLKAPPERVWQAWTDPALMLRWFGPHHTQAEAAEGELRLGGGFRVVLREDNGERHEALGRYTEITPPTRLVFAWNWASMPERVSRVTVQLRAVPEGTELTLTHDRFADSATATRHTRGWTESLEKLLALIGAAA from the coding sequence GTGACCGACCCCACGAGCCTCACCCTGGTGCGCCGCCTGAAGGCGCCACCGGAGCGCGTCTGGCAGGCTTGGACGGACCCCGCCCTCATGCTGCGCTGGTTCGGCCCGCACCACACCCAGGCCGAGGCCGCGGAGGGCGAGTTGCGCCTCGGCGGCGGGTTTCGCGTCGTGCTGCGGGAGGATAATGGCGAGCGGCACGAGGCGCTGGGCCGCTACACCGAGATCACGCCGCCCACGCGTCTGGTCTTCGCCTGGAACTGGGCGAGCATGCCCGAGCGCGTTTCCCGCGTGACGGTCCAACTCCGCGCGGTGCCGGAAGGCACGGAACTTACCCTCACCCATGACCGCTTCGCCGATTCCGCCACCGCCACGCGCCATACGCGCGGCTGGACGGAATCGCTCGAAAAGCTGCTCGCCCTCATCGGGGCGGCGGCCTGA
- a CDS encoding DUF1579 family protein has product MDTQLDTAHDLVLTRRLPAPPEAVFAAWTEAAQLQDWWGPRGMTVPVARVELRPGGVHEAPMRDTEGREYPCRFTILEVAAPHRMVMRTEGEPFPGATLTLGFEPDPAGTRLDILWRHPTAEMRDQHRVMGFARGWGEMLDKLTAHVATTRDVCPMSLPRSVEHGWLHRLLGEWAYENSCTAPDGQEMTAAGRESFRSLGGYWVVGEAEGTMPGGGPARWMLTLGHDGTRFRGSWAGSMMGHLFVYAGTLSEDGSTLSLDSEGPGFDGTGMARYRDEIEMVDDDTRLFRSLVQGPDGAWTLFMSGTSRRLPMAAAR; this is encoded by the coding sequence ATGGACACGCAACTCGACACTGCCCACGACCTCGTCCTGACGCGGCGCCTGCCGGCCCCGCCCGAGGCCGTCTTCGCCGCCTGGACGGAAGCGGCGCAACTCCAGGACTGGTGGGGGCCACGCGGGATGACCGTCCCCGTGGCCCGGGTCGAGCTGCGCCCCGGCGGCGTGCATGAGGCCCCGATGCGCGACACCGAGGGCCGCGAATACCCCTGCCGCTTTACCATCCTTGAGGTGGCGGCACCGCATCGCATGGTCATGCGGACCGAGGGCGAGCCCTTCCCTGGCGCCACGCTTACCCTTGGCTTCGAGCCCGATCCGGCAGGCACGCGCCTGGACATCCTCTGGCGGCACCCCACCGCCGAGATGCGGGACCAGCACCGCGTCATGGGCTTCGCGCGCGGCTGGGGCGAGATGCTCGACAAGCTCACCGCGCATGTCGCCACCACGCGGGACGTCTGCCCGATGAGCCTCCCGCGCAGCGTGGAGCATGGCTGGCTGCACCGGCTGCTGGGCGAGTGGGCGTATGAAAACAGCTGCACCGCCCCCGATGGCCAGGAGATGACCGCCGCGGGGCGCGAGAGCTTCCGCTCCCTCGGCGGCTATTGGGTGGTGGGCGAGGCCGAGGGCACCATGCCCGGCGGCGGCCCCGCGCGCTGGATGCTGACCCTTGGTCATGACGGGACGCGGTTCCGCGGCAGCTGGGCCGGCTCGATGATGGGCCATCTCTTCGTCTATGCGGGCACGCTGTCCGAGGATGGGTCCACCCTCAGCCTGGACAGCGAAGGTCCCGGCTTCGATGGAACCGGCATGGCGCGCTATCGCGACGAGATCGAGATGGTGGATGACGACACCCGGCTGTTTCGCTCGCTGGTCCAGGGGCCGGACGGCGCCTGGACGCTGTTCATGAGCGGGACGTCGCGCCGCCTGCCGATGGCGGCCGCGCGATGA
- a CDS encoding VOC family protein, with the protein MKLSPYLFLDGQAEAAISLYQRVLGAEVTVLMRFRDNPEPNPMVPPGSEEKIMHAELRLGTDTLLLSDGMAQGKPRFEGSALSITVTDPAEAARIFAAMGEGGRVQMPLGPTFFARSFGMVADRFGVSWMILAA; encoded by the coding sequence ATGAAGCTCAGCCCCTACCTTTTCCTCGACGGTCAGGCCGAGGCGGCGATCAGCCTTTATCAGCGCGTGCTGGGCGCCGAGGTCACGGTGCTGATGCGCTTCCGCGACAATCCGGAGCCCAATCCCATGGTCCCGCCCGGATCGGAGGAGAAGATCATGCATGCCGAGCTGCGGCTCGGCACCGATACCCTGCTGCTCTCCGATGGCATGGCCCAGGGAAAGCCACGCTTCGAAGGCAGCGCGCTCTCCATCACCGTGACGGATCCGGCGGAGGCGGCCCGCATCTTCGCGGCGATGGGCGAGGGCGGGCGGGTGCAGATGCCCCTGGGGCCCACCTTCTTTGCGCGGAGCTTCGGCATGGTGGCGGATCGCTTCGGGGTATCGTGGATGATCCTCGCGGCGTGA
- the glcF gene encoding glycolate oxidase subunit GlcF, translated as MQTHFTAEQLRDPDTAEANRILRTCVHCGMCTATCPTFLLLGDELDSPRGRIYLIKDMLENDRPASELEVRHVDRCLSCLSCMTTCPSGVNYMHLVDHARRHIEETYTRPWPERALRAVLARVLPNAALFRFSLRMAALSRPLGRLIPGRSMTAQRLRGMLALAPAELPPPSPMQEAQTHPAQGPRRGRVGLLTGCAQKVLNPAINEATIRLLTRMGIEVVITPGQGCCGALTHHMGQHDPAMAAARANIAAWSAEMAGRGLDAIVVNASGCGTTLKDYGFMFREEPEAATAAQVSALAMDITEVLEKFAYAPTREQPGVTVAYHSACSLQHGQKITTLPKQLLTRAGFAVKEPAEGHICCGSAGTYNILQPEIAGQLRARKLENINRTRADVIAAGNIGCMTQLAGDALPVVHTVELLDWMAGGPKPAILVARGI; from the coding sequence ATGCAGACCCATTTCACGGCCGAGCAGCTCCGCGATCCGGATACGGCCGAAGCCAACAGGATCCTGCGCACCTGCGTGCATTGCGGCATGTGCACCGCCACCTGCCCGACCTTCCTGCTGCTGGGCGATGAGCTGGATTCCCCGCGCGGCCGCATCTACCTCATCAAGGACATGCTGGAGAATGACCGCCCGGCGAGCGAGCTGGAGGTGCGGCATGTGGATCGCTGCCTCTCCTGCCTGTCCTGCATGACGACCTGCCCTTCGGGCGTGAACTACATGCATCTGGTGGACCATGCGCGCCGCCACATCGAGGAGACCTATACCCGCCCCTGGCCGGAGCGCGCGCTGCGCGCCGTATTGGCCCGGGTGCTGCCGAACGCGGCGCTGTTCCGGTTTTCATTGCGCATGGCCGCGCTGTCCCGCCCGCTGGGCCGCCTCATTCCCGGCCGGTCCATGACGGCCCAGCGGCTGCGCGGCATGCTGGCCCTGGCCCCGGCGGAATTGCCGCCACCGAGCCCGATGCAGGAGGCGCAGACCCACCCCGCGCAAGGGCCCCGCCGCGGCCGCGTCGGCCTGCTGACCGGCTGCGCCCAGAAGGTGCTGAACCCCGCCATCAACGAGGCCACCATCCGCCTGCTGACCCGCATGGGGATCGAGGTGGTGATCACGCCGGGCCAGGGCTGCTGCGGCGCGCTGACCCACCACATGGGCCAGCATGACCCCGCAATGGCGGCGGCGCGCGCGAATATCGCTGCCTGGTCGGCTGAAATGGCGGGCAGGGGGCTGGATGCCATCGTGGTGAACGCCTCGGGCTGCGGCACGACGCTCAAGGATTACGGCTTCATGTTCCGCGAGGAGCCCGAGGCCGCCACCGCCGCACAGGTCTCCGCCCTGGCGATGGACATCACGGAGGTGCTGGAGAAATTCGCCTATGCGCCGACGCGCGAGCAGCCCGGCGTGACGGTGGCGTATCATTCCGCCTGCTCCCTCCAGCATGGCCAGAAAATCACGACGCTGCCCAAGCAGCTGCTGACGCGCGCCGGCTTCGCGGTGAAGGAGCCGGCCGAGGGGCATATCTGCTGCGGCAGCGCCGGCACCTATAACATCCTGCAACCCGAAATCGCCGGGCAATTGCGTGCCCGCAAGCTGGAAAACATTAATCGCACCCGGGCCGATGTGATCGCGGCGGGGAATATCGGCTGCATGACGCAATTGGCCGGCGATGCGCTGCCCGTGGTGCATACGGTGGAGCTGCTGGACTGGATGGCCGGCGGGCCGAAACCCGCAATCCTGGTTGCGCGCGGCATCTGA